TCGCTTCTACATCGACATCGACGGCCTCAGCGAAGACGAAGTCAATGCACTGCTGGTTACTCGACTCCAAAGAGAACGTCAACACATTGCAAACGCACAGGCCACTATTGCGAGCGGCACACAGCCGCAACCTTCAGGTCGGAAAAAAATACCAGAGGACGTGAAACAACTAGTTATGGTCCGCGATGGCGCTAAGTGTGCCTACTGTGGATCAACGGTAGATATCCAATTTGATCACATTATCCCCATATCGCTCGGTGGCTCGTCCAATCCCGAGAATCTGCAGATACTCTGTGGGCCATGCAACCGACGTAAGGGAGCTGGCGTAGCCATCGATCCACGATACATAAATCCACAAACCACAAGCTCAGCCACTACAACACCAACCCTGCCGCACGACCAAAGCGTTCCCTGGTGGCAACAACCTGGCATGCAAAGCTAGCCTTCTAACCCTACATCCACTCCGACATCAGCCCCGAAAGGCACACACAAGATAGCGCATGAAAGTAACCTCACGAAACCTTCGATAATCTAGTTCAGCTTTTGCTTGACTCCAGACAGCAGCACTTACTTCTCTGCGAATCGCTTTCGCTCGAATATCAAAATCAATTCGCTCAGCCGAACAACGTTTCCGAAGATCGGCAAGCTCACCATTCAAAGATTTGATTCGTAATGCAGACTGATCATGAAATTGCTGACGCTGAGCAACGATTAGCGACCGAAGTGCTGACTCCTGCGAATTTAAGGATTGCCGTTGATGCAGATATTTCGCCTGAACCATCTGGAGCTCGGCCGTGGGTAAGGACATCGGTTGCCTCTGCCGAAAGTACTTTTCCGTCGCTTGACGCCAATTCTCTAGCGACCGTGCCTTTGTCTCACCAATGCCCTTTGGATGTATATGAGCCCCATTTCGCATGATAATATAGACCTGCGAATTACTACCACGGAATATACCGGTGAAATCAGCAGCAGTCCTTATCCCGCATCTTACGAGCTCCATTTTCAGACTATCGCCAATACCTTGTATCGTGGTCGATTGAATTGTCGATGCCCTCAATTGATCGGCGATATAACTGTTTTGTAAGATCTGAAGACGACTGCTAATATCAAGAGACTCTGTAACCATGAGTGAGTTCAGTTTAGCTTCTACCTTTGCAATCT
This genomic stretch from Ferrimicrobium sp. harbors:
- a CDS encoding HNH endonuclease yields the protein MEAVLRRAQNVSLDYQPGFFRANGWLSLNIGSTSRRLYKLGRDDYVALVDRANNEPILLLELGERHYWWFQSRFYIDIDGLSEDEVNALLVTRLQRERQHIANAQATIASGTQPQPSGRKKIPEDVKQLVMVRDGAKCAYCGSTVDIQFDHIIPISLGGSSNPENLQILCGPCNRRKGAGVAIDPRYINPQTTSSATTTPTLPHDQSVPWWQQPGMQS